From the Rhinopithecus roxellana isolate Shanxi Qingling chromosome 5, ASM756505v1, whole genome shotgun sequence genome, the window ATGCATATCTCCTGCAGGACTGCTTATCTTTGGGAatcctgttgttttattttataagtaaacACTGTTTCTCAAGCCGGCTGGGATGACTTCGGGCTGCGAAATCTGCTTCTGTTTTGCGCAAAGGCAATTAGGTTTGATTTAGggatgtgggcttttttttttttttttttttttttttttggttgttgtttgtttgcatttCGGTGTTTCAAAGCTAGGAAGCTTTCTCTCGCTTGCTCTGGGATATTTAAACTAAGAAATGTCTGAGAGGATGAGCGGGGACTGCCGAAAGACGATGTGTCTGTGTTGGGATAAGAGGCAGCCGCTGTGAGTGGGAGTGTGTGAGCGGAAATGCCGGGACAGCACCGTTAGGTGTTGATGTCCAGGCTACCGCAGTGCCTGTGTATTTACTCTCTTCTTAGTTTCGTGTTAGCGTTTAGTTTCAAGACACGTCGACAAAACGACTGTGATTAATGAATGTACTAGCGAaatatttgggggtgggggacagaagAAACCTTCAGCAATCCAGAAGATACTGGTTTTTCGTTTCCAATGCTCTGGACCTTTAGAGAGCTCATCACCTTTCCTTATGGTCGCAAGTCTTGAAAGAAAGCGAGAGAGCAAGCGGGTTGGGTTGGGGCTGGAGTGGCAGAGGCCGGCCGGGGTCCCGGCAGTCAGGCCTGACGCGGCCCCGCGCCCTTCCCCGGCAGAGAAGCCCGGGACGGCCATGTGCGTGGGCTGCGGGAGTCAGATCCACGACCAGTTTATCCTGCGGGTGTCGCCCGACCTCGAGTGGCACGCTGCCTGCCTCAAGTGCGCCGAGTGCAGCCAGTACCTGGACGAGACGTGCACGTGCTTCGTGAGAGACGGGAAGACCTACTGCAAGCGGGACTATGTCAGGTGAGGCCGGCGGGAACGCGGGCTGGGCCACCGCGCGCCGGGGCTGGGGATGGCGGCCTGCCCGCGCGCCCCGGCCCTGCCCGGTGAGAAGGCCATCCGCATCCCGCATAGGTGCCGCAGCGCGCCCCCGGGCCCGGGAATGCCCGCAGGAGGGTCACCGCAGTCCCCTGGTGGGCCACAAACTGTCCTGGGCGCGCGCCGGGGCCGGTAGCAGCCGGGGAGATGAGGGCTGCCGCAGGCCCAGCGCTGACACCGCTGTGCCTTGGGCCCGCAGGCTGTTTGGCATTAAGTGCACCAAGTGCCAGGTGGGCTTCAGCAGCAGCGACCTGGTGATGAGGGCGCGGGACAGCGTGTACCACATCGAGTGCTTCCGCTGCTCCGTGTGCAGCCGCCAGCTGCTGCCTGGGGACGAGTTCTCGCTGCGGGAGCACGAGCTGCTCTGTCGCGCAGACCACGGCCTCCTGCTCGAGCGCGCCGCTGCCGGCAGCCCGCGCAGCCCCGGCCCGCTCCCCGGCTCCCGCGGCCTGCATCTGCCAGGTAAGCGCGGGGCCTGCCCGGGGTGAGCGGGGGGGTGCTTGCGTGCTTGTGTCCCTAACGAGAAGTTGTCAGTTGTGTGTGGTTGGGTCTGCCGGGATGTTTTTCTGTATTAGT encodes:
- the ISL2 gene encoding insulin gene enhancer protein ISL-2 isoform X1, with the protein product MVASLERKRESKRVGLGLEWQRPAGVPAVRPDAAPRPSPAEKPGTAMCVGCGSQIHDQFILRVSPDLEWHAACLKCAECSQYLDETCTCFVRDGKTYCKRDYVRLFGIKCTKCQVGFSSSDLVMRARDSVYHIECFRCSVCSRQLLPGDEFSLREHELLCRADHGLLLERAAAGSPRSPGPLPGSRGLHLPDAGSGRQPALRPHVHKQTEKTTRVRTVLNEKQLHTLRTCYAANPRPDALMKEQLVEMTGLSPRVIRVWFQNKRCKDKKKSILMKQLQQQQHSDKTSLQGLTGTPLVAGSPIRHENAVQGSAVEVQTYQPPWKALSEFALQSDLDQPAFQQLVSFSESGSLGNSSGSDVTSLSSQLPDTPNSMVPSPVET